One Gemmatimonadota bacterium DNA window includes the following coding sequences:
- a CDS encoding phytanoyl-CoA dioxygenase family protein: MLTDEQVQQFREDGYLVFESLIQGERLAYYKQVFDELVAEGSKLTEEVPHWTLELDDRGEPRAGLLHKIQGVCVVDSRVLELAREPAILDRVAVLIGENIDLFGTKFFPKLPNGGTSTGWHQDNYYFGTDTDRIISCGIYLEDSDLENGCLRVVPGSHRMGEIAEHQKNIGRHGRWTKVDESQAVDLVIPAGTVVLFSANLLHGAYDNHSNRTRYSTAWHYLPEELNPEKFLKGIYKDRHVACKH, from the coding sequence ATGTTGACAGACGAACAGGTGCAGCAGTTTCGAGAAGATGGGTATCTCGTTTTTGAGAGCCTGATTCAAGGCGAGCGATTGGCCTATTACAAGCAGGTGTTTGATGAACTGGTCGCAGAGGGTAGCAAACTGACCGAGGAAGTGCCGCACTGGACGCTCGAGTTAGACGATCGCGGGGAACCCCGGGCGGGCTTGTTGCACAAAATTCAGGGTGTTTGCGTGGTTGATTCCCGCGTGTTGGAACTGGCGCGAGAACCGGCGATTTTAGACCGCGTGGCAGTATTGATTGGTGAAAATATCGATTTGTTTGGCACCAAGTTTTTTCCCAAGTTGCCCAATGGCGGCACGTCAACGGGCTGGCATCAGGACAATTATTATTTTGGGACCGATACGGATCGCATTATCAGTTGCGGGATTTATCTGGAAGATTCCGATCTGGAGAATGGGTGTTTGCGGGTGGTGCCCGGTAGCCACCGGATGGGTGAGATTGCCGAACACCAAAAAAATATAGGCAGGCACGGCCGTTGGACAAAGGTCGATGAATCGCAGGCTGTGGATCTGGTCATTCCCGCTGGTACGGTTGTTCTTTTTTCCGCCAATCTCCTGCACGGTGCTTATGATAACCACAGCAATCGCACGCGCTATAGCACAGCATGGCATTATTTGCCGGAGGAACTCAATCCAGAAAAGTTTCTAAAGGGGATATACAAAGATCGACATGTGGCGTGCAAGCATTGA
- a CDS encoding VWA domain-containing protein: MGLLVPLFAFGVALIGIPYFVHRIRRPERETVRFSSLMFVPDIKREVIERRRVQHVVLMLLRMAVLVALALAFARPFQEMILDAEAAPSGRTDHVIAMDVSLSMGYDGVWERAKTGAKAVLETVGPGDRVGFVRFAQQAVVDVPLSGDVADVRRAIEIADVTWAHTDYVSALQAVEHVFAADTAQVKRVVHVISDFQASGMPLSDMGWRLPGAIALQVVDVGTAQVSNASVDALAVRALKDDVLRVRARVRNWSGQGGLAAQLMVSGEVIETRDVTVLQGNATQVAFSVPLEDGINGYVALAGGDGLQRDDRRFFAWLAKPQHPIAVLNASESSRFMLKAAVPEGADWRLTWSGDLMGSAVIAEDVTAVSEFREYVENGGALFLPLRRDADIQSVNALLAYANIRISGVEDAGYAALAWVDLEHPIFRPFRGARFNDFSSVRYENYHVITADSSAAVLAKYDDLMPAIVEGRIGEGRIVVWAGGMGFDRSNLARTPRFVPLLHETLRYLSGDREIETDYLVGDAISTSDAVERVMGPEGLDSAVGDARIFQVPGVYQWGTQIASVNVADRESDLARITPAEFEIRLCDAPVLFQRDGKPSTDLSIVYEYGRWILGFLLALLLIEHFYAAYLSAREVRT, translated from the coding sequence ATGGGATTGCTGGTCCCGCTATTTGCATTTGGTGTTGCGCTGATTGGCATTCCCTATTTTGTGCATCGCATTCGCCGTCCGGAGCGCGAGACCGTGCGGTTTAGCAGTTTGATGTTTGTGCCCGATATCAAGCGCGAGGTGATCGAGCGCAGACGCGTTCAACACGTTGTGTTGATGTTGTTGCGAATGGCGGTGCTGGTTGCCCTGGCTCTTGCGTTTGCGCGGCCTTTTCAAGAGATGATATTGGATGCTGAAGCAGCACCTTCGGGGCGAACAGATCATGTGATTGCGATGGATGTTTCGCTGAGTATGGGATATGATGGGGTGTGGGAGCGCGCGAAAACAGGGGCAAAGGCCGTGTTGGAGACTGTGGGACCGGGGGATCGGGTTGGATTTGTGCGATTTGCACAGCAGGCTGTGGTCGATGTGCCGCTTTCGGGTGATGTGGCAGATGTTCGACGCGCTATTGAGATCGCCGATGTGACGTGGGCACATACCGATTATGTTTCGGCACTTCAGGCCGTTGAGCATGTTTTTGCGGCTGATACTGCGCAGGTGAAGCGCGTGGTTCACGTGATCAGCGATTTTCAGGCGAGTGGCATGCCGCTATCCGATATGGGATGGCGGTTGCCGGGTGCGATTGCGCTTCAAGTGGTGGATGTGGGTACCGCGCAGGTGTCCAATGCGTCGGTTGACGCGCTCGCTGTGCGGGCTTTAAAGGACGATGTATTGCGGGTTCGCGCTCGGGTGAGAAATTGGTCTGGGCAAGGGGGACTTGCCGCGCAGCTAATGGTCAGTGGAGAGGTGATAGAAACGCGCGATGTAACGGTGTTGCAGGGCAATGCGACGCAGGTAGCTTTCTCCGTGCCTTTGGAGGATGGGATAAACGGATATGTCGCGCTCGCGGGAGGCGATGGGTTGCAGCGAGATGATCGCCGTTTTTTTGCCTGGCTTGCCAAACCGCAACATCCCATTGCGGTGTTGAATGCTTCGGAGTCCTCGCGGTTTATGCTCAAGGCTGCTGTGCCCGAGGGTGCGGATTGGCGATTGACATGGTCTGGGGACCTTATGGGATCGGCGGTGATTGCCGAAGATGTGACTGCTGTGAGTGAGTTTAGAGAGTATGTTGAGAATGGAGGGGCGCTGTTTTTGCCGCTTCGCAGGGATGCCGATATTCAGTCTGTGAATGCCTTGCTCGCGTACGCAAATATAAGGATTTCTGGGGTGGAGGATGCGGGTTATGCCGCGCTGGCGTGGGTCGATTTGGAACATCCCATTTTTCGTCCTTTCAGGGGAGCGCGATTTAACGATTTTTCATCTGTGCGTTATGAGAATTACCACGTTATTACCGCCGACAGTTCAGCCGCGGTGCTGGCAAAATACGACGATTTGATGCCCGCTATTGTCGAAGGCAGAATAGGAGAAGGTCGCATCGTGGTCTGGGCCGGTGGGATGGGGTTTGATCGGTCAAATCTGGCGCGGACGCCGCGGTTTGTGCCTTTGTTGCACGAGACGTTGCGCTATTTATCGGGTGATCGGGAGATCGAGACAGATTATCTGGTGGGCGATGCCATAAGCACGTCTGATGCGGTGGAACGAGTTATGGGACCAGAGGGATTGGATTCTGCCGTTGGCGATGCGCGTATATTCCAGGTGCCCGGCGTATATCAATGGGGAACGCAAATCGCATCGGTCAATGTCGCAGACCGAGAGAGCGATTTGGCGCGGATAACGCCCGCGGAATTTGAGATTCGGCTGTGCGATGCGCCCGTGTTATTTCAGCGAGATGGCAAACCATCGACTGATCTTTCAATTGTGTATGAATACGGCCGCTGGATACTCGGATTTTTGCTCGCTTTGCTTTTGATTGAACATTTTTACGCCGCGTATTTGAGTGCGCGGGAGGTACGGACATGA
- a CDS encoding DUF58 domain-containing protein, translated as MRLTAMQNSIYTYLDPAELARIADLELLARTVISGLQGGAHRSIHHGASVEFAQYRPYAWGDDLRFVDWRLYGRSDRLHVKQFQDERNLRSTILLDCSASMDYGSGEVSKFRYAQMLAACLVMLASGQGDAVGFAAYHRELIAHVPARRRDGQRHRILMEIDNLRPAGEETDTAGTLRVMGDVLPARGMVVLIGDLLHPADEMIVHLRSLRAQRHDVLVLQVSDPAEQTFPFDRSVTLVDAEDNREQFAVPEEVREAYLENRRRHFDAIREACLAAEIDIEEFACSEPLDMALHRFLHRRNDGLIAPSRRSQGGV; from the coding sequence ATGAGACTGACCGCTATGCAAAACTCCATTTACACATATCTCGATCCGGCTGAGTTGGCGCGTATTGCCGATCTGGAGCTTCTGGCGCGTACGGTTATTTCCGGGCTACAGGGCGGAGCGCATCGCAGTATTCACCACGGGGCGTCGGTCGAGTTTGCCCAATATCGTCCCTATGCGTGGGGCGATGATTTGCGCTTTGTGGATTGGCGGCTGTACGGGCGGAGTGATCGGTTGCACGTGAAGCAGTTTCAGGATGAGCGCAATTTGCGTTCTACTATTTTGCTGGATTGCAGCGCGTCTATGGACTATGGTTCGGGAGAAGTGAGCAAGTTTCGGTATGCACAGATGCTGGCGGCGTGTCTGGTGATGCTGGCTTCTGGTCAGGGGGATGCTGTGGGTTTTGCCGCTTATCATCGGGAGTTGATTGCGCATGTGCCAGCGCGTCGTCGAGATGGGCAACGCCATCGTATTTTGATGGAGATCGACAATTTGAGGCCCGCGGGTGAAGAGACGGATACGGCGGGGACATTGCGCGTGATGGGCGATGTGTTGCCTGCGCGGGGCATGGTGGTGCTGATCGGCGATTTGTTGCATCCGGCAGATGAGATGATTGTGCATTTGCGTTCTCTGAGGGCGCAGCGTCACGATGTGCTGGTGTTGCAGGTGAGCGATCCAGCTGAGCAGACGTTTCCCTTTGATCGGTCGGTGACGCTGGTGGATGCCGAGGACAATCGCGAGCAATTTGCCGTGCCAGAGGAGGTGCGAGAGGCCTATTTGGAAAATCGCAGGCGACATTTTGACGCGATAAGAGAAGCGTGTTTGGCAGCGGAAATCGATATTGAAGAGTTCGCGTGTTCTGAACCTCTGGATATGGCGTTGCATCGGTTTTTACATCGGCGCAACGATGGGCTGATCGCGCCGAGCAGGCGGTCGCAGGGAGGTGTTTGA
- a CDS encoding AAA domain-containing protein: MMEQIRKVIVGQDEVIESLLIVLFSGGHCLLTGAPGLAKTLLVRTIAKILDLDFKRVQFTPDLMPSDITGTEIIDEDRVGGHRELRFIPGPIFTHILLADEINRTPPKTQAALLEAMEEKQVTIGGNLHALEQPFFVLATQNPIELEGTYPLPEAQLDRFMMNIWIDYLAEDEELDVATRTTSIEAEEVEAVFSGVDMLDFARLVRMVPVAEPVARYAVQLVQASRPGDTAPDFVTSWVSWGAGTRGVQGLLLGAKARALLKGRYHVSFGDVQAVAPNVLRHRILTNFRAEADRVNAEDVINRLLETIQPPEADLV, from the coding sequence ATGATGGAGCAGATTCGCAAGGTGATCGTCGGGCAGGATGAGGTTATTGAGTCGCTGCTGATTGTGTTGTTTAGCGGCGGTCATTGTTTGTTGACGGGGGCGCCGGGTTTGGCAAAGACGCTGCTGGTGCGTACGATTGCGAAGATTCTGGATTTGGATTTTAAGCGCGTGCAGTTTACGCCGGATCTGATGCCTTCGGATATAACGGGTACAGAGATTATCGATGAGGATCGCGTGGGCGGGCACCGTGAGTTGCGGTTTATTCCAGGTCCTATTTTTACGCATATTTTGTTGGCTGATGAGATTAACCGCACGCCGCCCAAGACGCAGGCTGCACTGCTGGAGGCGATGGAGGAGAAGCAGGTGACAATAGGGGGTAATTTGCACGCGCTGGAGCAACCGTTTTTTGTTCTGGCGACGCAGAATCCCATTGAGTTGGAGGGTACTTATCCACTGCCCGAGGCGCAGTTGGACCGTTTTATGATGAATATCTGGATTGATTATTTGGCGGAGGATGAAGAGTTGGACGTGGCGACGCGCACGACGTCGATTGAGGCCGAAGAGGTTGAGGCTGTGTTTTCGGGTGTAGATATGCTCGATTTTGCCAGGCTGGTGCGGATGGTTCCGGTTGCCGAGCCTGTGGCGCGTTATGCGGTGCAACTGGTGCAGGCGAGCCGCCCTGGCGATACAGCGCCGGATTTTGTGACTTCATGGGTGAGTTGGGGGGCTGGCACACGCGGCGTGCAGGGGTTGTTGCTGGGGGCGAAGGCGCGGGCACTGCTCAAGGGGCGATATCACGTTTCTTTTGGCGATGTTCAGGCGGTTGCGCCCAATGTGCTGCGCCATCGCATTTTGACCAATTTTAGAGCCGAAGCCGATCGCGTAAATGCCGAGGATGTCATCAATCGGTTGTTGGAGACTATTCAGCCGCCAGAAGCGGATCTGGTATGA
- a CDS encoding DUF4159 domain-containing protein: protein MRILLACLLVLLMPEWDVDAQFGRRRRGPIERMERDIFPGNTFTFCRIEYSNYTGDDDWGYRRRRGSWSVDYPESDENFSLRLSQITTLNVNRTEDGQFKHVVVRLDDPEVFKYPFIYMLEVGRMALSVSEQEGLRDYLLRGGFLLVDDFWGDDAWRNWEYEISQVLPPDEFPLVDIPLDHELFHIVFDIKEVPQVPGLGSFWDWQSTGITYEGWAGRYDQYGSEAHCKGIFDRDGRLMVVVMHNTDLGDGWEREGENYEYFRNFSAPKAYPMGINIVVYAMTH from the coding sequence ATGCGAATTTTGTTGGCGTGTTTGTTGGTGCTGTTGATGCCCGAGTGGGATGTCGATGCACAGTTCGGTCGCAGACGGCGAGGTCCTATTGAGCGGATGGAGCGCGATATTTTTCCGGGTAATACGTTTACGTTTTGTCGTATCGAGTATTCGAATTATACGGGCGATGATGATTGGGGGTATCGGCGGCGGCGGGGCAGTTGGTCGGTGGATTATCCCGAGTCGGATGAGAATTTTTCACTGCGGTTGTCTCAAATTACAACGCTCAATGTGAATCGCACAGAAGATGGGCAGTTTAAGCATGTGGTCGTGCGTCTCGATGATCCCGAGGTGTTTAAGTATCCGTTTATTTATATGCTCGAGGTGGGACGGATGGCGCTGAGTGTGTCCGAGCAGGAGGGGTTGCGCGATTATTTGTTGCGCGGTGGTTTTTTGCTGGTGGATGATTTCTGGGGAGATGATGCGTGGCGAAATTGGGAGTACGAGATTTCTCAGGTGTTGCCACCCGATGAATTTCCTCTGGTGGATATTCCGCTGGATCACGAGTTGTTTCACATTGTGTTTGATATCAAGGAGGTGCCGCAGGTGCCGGGTCTGGGGAGTTTCTGGGACTGGCAATCGACGGGGATTACTTATGAGGGCTGGGCTGGGCGTTATGACCAATACGGTTCTGAGGCGCATTGCAAGGGCATTTTTGATCGGGATGGACGGTTGATGGTCGTGGTGATGCACAATACAGATTTGGGCGATGGTTGGGAGCGCGAGGGCGAGAATTACGAGTATTTTCGCAATTTTTCCGCGCCCAAGGCGTATCCGATGGGTATTAATATCGTGGTGTATGCGATGACGCATTGA
- a CDS encoding tetratricopeptide repeat protein: MIMLRIAKTTSLIFAILFSSDSVSAQETDYRVLWARGDYAEAVKVLDRASYHPWSTRRDYAELLALTGRVDEAIEQLEGIGSALDATVRLAELYRLRGRMGDYGLALMKAEDQVRLLSEYRHDVDDLIAIARLRELKGEDPKSLLRFYNLMAEVFPNSASVLVAAGNLALDKRAFDVASEKYGAAFALDPENQEALAGLMWCYYRAGDERVSEVMAQLLALNPNHLEVQRLQAEQLLDRNAPHDALEVLDSILSVNPNHLKALGLKAAAFFLLDDSAAMQKTQERVLAFNGYFSGAFRIPGRIASRQYRFEEGRAFQARALEIDAKDVEARLLLAYDLLRLGKDAEARSELEQVFAADPYSVRAYNLLEAADAIDGFVTISRGIFKLQLPRQEAEVMSDELLKLLNEAALYYQRKYNIALHTPVVVQVFDDHDVFMVRSVGLPGNAGHLGICFGRLVTMDSPRARPPGTMNWQQVLWHEFVHVITLQKTHNRMPRWLSEGISVYEETQKDVSWGQRLGPEFKHIVDGEGFPAVGDLGRFFTDPETPMHLMYGYFVSGEFVAFYVNHYGHDALVTALDRIGDGMEAVEALISASGVSARIVDERFMEYLGNRCAPLKALSKNSEFRKAVDAGKEAVETENWADAERFFLEAYALYPDYAAEDAPLRLWADAGAVRGDPEWYRKALKKLVGWDAMAHEACLLLSGFYVEDKDWTAARAVLDRALAVRPFQVEILTRSAEVYEMLEDWNAAIADWRRLIYLDVPGRAEHRLNLAEALAKKGEVKAAKAEVLALLETMPHFWDAQQLLLELVEVP, translated from the coding sequence ATGATTATGTTGCGAATAGCCAAAACCACATCTTTAATCTTCGCAATACTCTTTAGCTCGGACAGCGTTTCTGCTCAGGAGACGGATTATCGCGTGCTGTGGGCGCGGGGTGATTATGCCGAGGCGGTGAAAGTGCTCGATCGCGCGTCTTATCACCCGTGGTCAACGCGGCGGGATTATGCCGAGTTGCTGGCGTTGACGGGACGCGTTGACGAAGCGATTGAGCAACTGGAAGGGATTGGAAGTGCGCTCGATGCGACCGTGCGATTGGCCGAATTGTATCGCCTGCGCGGTCGGATGGGCGATTATGGCCTGGCATTGATGAAGGCCGAGGATCAGGTGCGCTTGTTGTCGGAATATCGCCATGATGTCGATGATTTAATCGCAATTGCGCGTCTGCGCGAGTTAAAGGGCGAAGATCCAAAATCGCTGTTGCGGTTTTACAATTTGATGGCTGAGGTTTTTCCCAATAGCGCGTCTGTGCTGGTTGCGGCGGGCAATCTGGCGCTGGACAAACGCGCTTTTGACGTGGCGTCAGAAAAATACGGTGCAGCGTTCGCGTTGGACCCCGAGAACCAGGAGGCTCTGGCGGGGTTGATGTGGTGTTATTACCGCGCGGGCGACGAGCGGGTTTCGGAAGTGATGGCGCAACTTCTCGCCCTCAATCCGAATCATTTAGAGGTCCAGCGGTTGCAAGCCGAGCAATTGCTGGATCGCAATGCGCCACATGATGCGCTTGAGGTGTTGGATTCTATCCTTTCTGTTAATCCAAATCACCTGAAAGCGCTGGGGTTAAAGGCGGCGGCGTTTTTTTTATTGGACGATTCTGCGGCGATGCAAAAGACGCAGGAACGAGTATTGGCTTTTAATGGGTATTTTTCAGGGGCTTTTCGCATTCCCGGGCGCATTGCGTCGCGGCAATACCGGTTTGAAGAAGGGCGTGCTTTTCAAGCGCGTGCATTGGAAATTGATGCAAAAGATGTCGAGGCGCGTTTGCTGTTGGCGTATGATTTGTTGCGGTTGGGCAAAGATGCCGAGGCTCGGAGCGAGTTGGAGCAAGTTTTTGCTGCCGACCCATATAGCGTGCGGGCGTATAACTTACTCGAAGCTGCCGATGCGATCGATGGTTTTGTGACGATATCGCGCGGTATTTTTAAGTTGCAATTGCCCAGGCAAGAAGCCGAGGTGATGTCCGATGAGTTGTTGAAGTTGCTCAATGAAGCGGCTTTATACTATCAGAGAAAATACAATATTGCATTGCACACGCCCGTGGTGGTGCAGGTGTTTGACGATCACGATGTGTTTATGGTGCGGTCGGTTGGACTGCCGGGCAATGCGGGGCATTTGGGTATTTGTTTTGGGCGGTTGGTTACGATGGATTCTCCCCGGGCACGACCACCCGGTACGATGAACTGGCAACAGGTGTTGTGGCACGAGTTTGTGCATGTGATTACGCTGCAAAAGACCCACAATCGCATGCCGCGCTGGTTGTCGGAGGGGATTTCGGTCTATGAAGAGACGCAAAAGGATGTGTCGTGGGGGCAGCGACTGGGGCCGGAATTTAAACATATTGTAGATGGCGAGGGGTTTCCCGCTGTAGGCGATCTCGGGCGGTTTTTTACCGATCCAGAAACGCCGATGCATCTGATGTATGGGTATTTTGTATCGGGCGAGTTTGTGGCTTTTTATGTGAATCACTACGGCCACGATGCACTGGTGACAGCACTCGACCGCATTGGCGATGGCATGGAGGCTGTTGAGGCGTTGATTTCGGCCAGTGGTGTTTCTGCTCGTATTGTGGATGAGCGGTTTATGGAATATCTGGGGAATCGATGCGCGCCCCTCAAGGCGCTGTCCAAAAATTCGGAGTTTCGCAAGGCGGTGGATGCCGGAAAAGAGGCAGTTGAGACAGAAAACTGGGCGGATGCCGAGCGGTTTTTCCTGGAGGCGTACGCTTTGTATCCGGACTATGCTGCGGAAGATGCGCCTTTGCGGCTATGGGCAGATGCCGGTGCTGTGCGCGGTGATCCGGAGTGGTATCGCAAAGCATTAAAAAAGCTCGTTGGATGGGATGCGATGGCGCATGAAGCCTGTCTGTTATTGAGTGGATTTTATGTGGAGGATAAAGACTGGACGGCTGCGCGTGCCGTGCTGGATCGGGCATTGGCTGTTCGTCCTTTTCAGGTTGAGATACTGACGCGAAGTGCCGAGGTTTACGAGATGCTGGAAGACTGGAATGCGGCTATCGCGGATTGGCGTCGGCTTATTTATCTGGATGTACCAGGACGCGCCGAGCATCGGCTCAATCTGGCGGAGGCGCTCGCAAAAAAGGGCGAGGTCAAGGCTGCAAAAGCCGAGGTGCTCGCGCTGTTGGAAACCATGCCGCATTTTTGGGATGCACAACAGTTGTTGTTGGAATTGGTGGAGGTGCCGTGA
- a CDS encoding aldo/keto reductase has product MEYRVLRGTGIRVSRICLGAMTFGDQADEATSIRMVDTALDAGVNFIDTADTYVNGVSEEIVGKALKGKRDRVILASKIANFVGQDEIKDQGLHRWHVIRGVEACLKRLQTDCLDILYLHKPDWNTPLEETMAAFDTLVQQGKVIYVGMSNFASWQVMKALWKCDVNNWAPPVVLQVPYNLITRSIDEECVAFSREMNIGMAVYNPLAAGMLTGKHTRDTEPAAGTRFDLNRDYYGRFWYDRNFDALDELKQIAHSAGKTMIELSLQWLMSQSIVDSMILGASKLEHLTHNIQAADGRLDEDVLEACDAVWRNVRGGHFPYNR; this is encoded by the coding sequence ATGGAGTATCGCGTTTTGAGAGGGACGGGTATTCGCGTGTCGCGGATATGTTTGGGCGCTATGACATTTGGGGATCAGGCCGATGAGGCTACGTCTATTCGCATGGTGGATACGGCTCTGGATGCCGGTGTGAATTTTATCGATACGGCAGATACTTATGTGAATGGCGTGTCCGAAGAAATTGTGGGTAAGGCGCTCAAGGGCAAACGCGATCGGGTGATTTTGGCGAGCAAGATCGCCAATTTTGTCGGACAGGATGAGATTAAGGATCAGGGCTTGCACCGCTGGCACGTGATTCGGGGAGTGGAAGCGTGTTTGAAGCGGTTGCAGACCGATTGTCTGGATATTCTCTATTTGCACAAGCCCGATTGGAATACGCCTCTTGAAGAGACAATGGCGGCGTTTGACACTTTGGTACAACAGGGGAAGGTCATATATGTGGGGATGTCGAATTTCGCTTCGTGGCAGGTGATGAAAGCACTTTGGAAATGCGATGTAAACAATTGGGCACCGCCTGTGGTGTTGCAGGTACCCTATAATTTGATTACGCGGAGTATCGATGAGGAGTGTGTTGCGTTTAGCCGTGAAATGAATATTGGGATGGCGGTATATAATCCGCTTGCAGCGGGCATGCTGACGGGCAAACACACACGGGATACCGAACCCGCAGCGGGCACGCGTTTCGATTTGAACCGGGATTATTACGGCCGGTTCTGGTATGATCGCAATTTTGATGCGCTCGATGAATTGAAGCAGATTGCACATTCTGCTGGCAAGACGATGATTGAATTGTCTTTGCAATGGTTGATGTCTCAGTCGATTGTCGATTCGATGATTTTGGGTGCGAGCAAGTTGGAACACCTGACGCACAATATTCAGGCGGCAGATGGGCGTTTGGATGAGGATGTGTTAGAGGCTTGTGACGCGGTATGGCGCAATGTGCGCGGGGGGCATTTTCCGTATAATAGGTGA
- a CDS encoding heme A synthase, which yields MNAFQKTAITTLVAILLLIGVGSLVRVSGAGLGCPDWPRCWGCWFPPSSIDDINRAYLAERGLNIEDFNPVKMWIEYINRLIGMIIGMLVIATFLRAIPYRKTHPAIFYGSLIAVFLVGFEGWLGGQVVKSGLKPGMITLHMAGAMVLLCLLLYVTFRAVDIRLPATLPTPKLLAHLSALLFIIVCIQMLLGTQVREAIDPYIKNSAGVARSAWIANIGLMDHIHRSFTWVVIAVAAYLVYIIRKNAIRGLLKVSSYLAFALILFQAANGIALAYGGLPRVFQVLHLVTAALLICAVYALWLALRTINTRRSS from the coding sequence ATGAACGCATTCCAAAAAACCGCCATCACCACCCTCGTTGCGATCCTCTTGCTCATCGGCGTTGGCAGTCTCGTGCGCGTATCAGGCGCGGGCCTGGGGTGTCCCGACTGGCCCCGGTGCTGGGGCTGCTGGTTCCCGCCCTCGAGTATCGACGACATCAACCGGGCCTATCTCGCAGAACGCGGGCTAAACATCGAAGACTTCAACCCTGTCAAAATGTGGATCGAATACATCAACCGCCTCATCGGCATGATCATCGGCATGCTGGTCATCGCCACCTTCTTGCGCGCCATCCCATATCGAAAAACACACCCTGCCATCTTCTATGGATCGCTAATAGCCGTCTTCCTGGTTGGCTTTGAAGGCTGGCTCGGCGGTCAAGTCGTAAAATCCGGTCTCAAACCCGGCATGATCACATTGCACATGGCAGGCGCAATGGTACTCTTATGCCTGTTGCTCTACGTCACATTTCGCGCCGTTGACATCCGCCTTCCCGCCACATTGCCTACCCCCAAATTACTCGCCCACCTCTCTGCCCTGCTCTTCATCATCGTATGTATTCAAATGCTACTCGGCACACAGGTGCGCGAAGCCATCGATCCCTACATCAAAAATAGCGCGGGCGTCGCTCGCAGTGCGTGGATCGCCAATATTGGCCTTATGGATCACATCCACCGCTCTTTCACCTGGGTGGTAATTGCCGTTGCCGCTTATCTCGTCTATATCATACGCAAAAATGCAATAAGAGGCTTGCTCAAAGTGAGCAGCTACCTCGCATTCGCACTCATTCTGTTTCAAGCAGCCAATGGCATAGCTCTGGCGTATGGCGGGCTACCCCGCGTATTTCAAGTACTCCATCTCGTGACCGCGGCCCTGCTAATCTGCGCGGTCTATGCCCTGTGGCTCGCACTGAGAACCATCAACACAAGGAGGTCTTCATGA
- a CDS encoding TIM barrel protein, with translation MKVSVWHRELSDSYLRFVTQLGADALDFGTDTDIPGVAEQGYPDLDELLKVKKKIHSWGLSINRVSLPNITEKFMTDQPGGEKELENTCTALRILAEAGVPIARQRFWGDTFNELMFRYRSEHRGGYLSRGESQALTNPVPETPDYEALQDWWKHFCIVYENLVPIAEETGIKLAIHPSDTPNPDTPLGGLGFHRVIDAFPSAQVGYLYCCGTRAEAGGSPLVLDEINNYGRKDRIFMIHFRNVRGSLATARGFEETLLDDGDMNMFKLLLELNRVGFDGCLNPDHIPGLEGDNDPITGGLAYSVGYIKALFAALAALP, from the coding sequence ATGAAAGTTTCCGTCTGGCACCGCGAACTCTCCGATTCGTATCTGCGATTTGTCACCCAACTCGGCGCTGACGCCCTCGATTTTGGGACTGATACGGACATTCCTGGCGTTGCAGAACAGGGGTATCCCGACCTGGACGAACTTCTAAAAGTAAAGAAAAAAATCCATTCCTGGGGCCTGTCGATCAACCGCGTCAGCCTGCCGAATATCACGGAAAAATTTATGACCGATCAACCCGGCGGCGAAAAAGAACTCGAAAATACATGTACGGCACTGCGCATACTTGCCGAAGCAGGCGTACCCATTGCACGACAGCGATTCTGGGGCGACACCTTTAACGAACTCATGTTTCGCTACCGATCTGAACACCGCGGCGGATACCTCTCGCGAGGCGAAAGTCAGGCACTGACCAATCCCGTGCCCGAAACCCCCGATTACGAAGCCCTGCAAGACTGGTGGAAACACTTCTGCATCGTCTATGAAAACCTCGTGCCCATAGCCGAAGAAACCGGGATTAAGCTCGCCATTCACCCGTCGGACACCCCCAATCCGGACACCCCGTTGGGCGGCCTGGGGTTTCACCGCGTCATCGACGCCTTTCCCAGCGCGCAAGTCGGCTATCTCTACTGCTGTGGCACCCGCGCCGAAGCTGGTGGCTCACCGCTCGTCCTCGACGAAATTAACAACTACGGCCGCAAAGATCGCATCTTCATGATACACTTCCGCAACGTGCGCGGCTCACTCGCCACGGCGCGCGGTTTTGAAGAAACTTTGCTCGATGACGGCGACATGAACATGTTTAAGCTCTTGCTGGAACTCAATCGCGTGGGCTTTGATGGCTGTCTGAATCCCGACCACATTCCCGGGCTCGAAGGCGACAACGATCCCATCACTGGTGGGCTGGCTTACTCCGTGGGCTACATCAAAGCACTATTTGCCGCCCTTGCCGCCCTGCCATAA